Proteins found in one Streptomyces sp. NBC_00461 genomic segment:
- a CDS encoding lysophospholipid acyltransferase family protein — protein sequence MAELVYRPVVGLAQTLFKAWDLKIDCKGSENIPRSGGAVLVSNHISYLDFIFDGLAALPQKRLVRFMAKESVFRHKISGPLMRGMKHIPVDRKQGETAYQHALQSLRSGEIVGVFPEATISQSFTLKSFKSGAARMAQEAGVPLIPMALWGTQRLWTKGHPKNFKRSHTPITIRVGEPVEAPQDQYAGAITRRLRERVQELLEAAQRAYPVRPKGPNDTWWMPAHLGGTAPTPEEVKASEAR from the coding sequence ATGGCTGAGCTTGTCTACCGTCCCGTCGTGGGTCTCGCCCAAACGCTGTTCAAGGCCTGGGACCTCAAGATCGACTGCAAGGGATCGGAGAACATTCCGCGCTCGGGCGGCGCCGTGCTGGTGAGCAATCACATCAGCTACCTGGACTTCATCTTCGACGGTCTGGCCGCCCTGCCGCAGAAGCGCCTGGTGCGCTTCATGGCGAAGGAGTCGGTGTTCCGGCACAAGATCTCCGGTCCGTTGATGCGCGGGATGAAGCACATCCCGGTGGACCGCAAGCAGGGTGAGACGGCGTACCAGCACGCGCTGCAGTCGCTGCGCTCCGGCGAGATCGTCGGCGTCTTCCCCGAGGCGACCATCTCGCAGTCCTTCACCCTGAAGAGCTTCAAGTCGGGTGCCGCGCGCATGGCCCAGGAGGCCGGCGTCCCGCTCATCCCGATGGCTCTGTGGGGTACTCAGCGCCTGTGGACCAAGGGCCACCCGAAGAACTTCAAGCGCAGCCACACCCCGATCACCATCCGGGTCGGCGAGCCGGTCGAGGCGCCCCAGGACCAGTACGCGGGTGCCATCACACGGCGGCTGCGCGAGCGCGTCCAGGAGCTCCTGGAGGCCGCGCAGCGCGCCTACCCCGTACGACCCAAGGGCCCGAACGACACCTGGTGGATGCCCGCCCATCTCGGTGGCACCGCGCCGACCCCCGAAGAGGTGAAGGCGTCCGAGGCTCGCTGA
- a CDS encoding TlpA family protein disulfide reductase produces the protein MNGLVVCAVVLLVASAYGVLHRQRSGRVRVRGRDGGKRLGAAELGQELGERATLLQFSSAFCAPCRATRRLLGEVAGMVPGVSHVEIDAEDHLDLVRELDILKTPTVLVLDADGRVVRRATGQPRKADVIAALGEAV, from the coding sequence ATGAACGGACTTGTGGTGTGCGCGGTGGTGCTCCTGGTGGCGAGCGCCTATGGAGTGCTGCATCGGCAGCGAAGCGGGAGGGTGCGCGTGCGTGGGCGCGACGGCGGAAAGCGGCTCGGGGCGGCCGAGTTGGGCCAGGAACTGGGTGAGCGTGCCACGCTCCTGCAGTTCTCCAGCGCCTTCTGTGCGCCGTGCCGGGCCACCCGGCGCCTCCTCGGCGAGGTGGCCGGAATGGTCCCCGGCGTGAGCCACGTCGAGATCGACGCGGAGGACCACCTGGACCTCGTGCGCGAACTCGACATCCTCAAGACCCCGACGGTGCTGGTCCTCGACGCCGACGGCAGGGTCGTGCGACGCGCCACCGGTCAGCCCCGCAAGGCCGATGTCATCGCGGCGCTGGGCGAGGCGGTTTGA
- a CDS encoding flavin reductase family protein has translation MTATSGLGARTSQLASPDLLRSVFRRHAAGVAVITAQGDAGPVGFTATSLTSVSAEPPLLSFGISTGASSWPAISATDHIGVHILGEHQQDLAATFARSGADRFGAPTAWREGPEGVPVLDHVLAWLVCRVVGRVPAADQRIVLAEVVLGDPTGHGRPLLYHQGRFNGLRD, from the coding sequence ATGACGGCCACGTCCGGCCTCGGCGCTCGTACCTCTCAGCTCGCCTCTCCCGACCTGCTGCGCTCCGTCTTCCGCCGGCACGCCGCGGGAGTCGCCGTGATCACCGCACAAGGCGACGCCGGCCCGGTGGGCTTCACCGCCACCTCCCTCACCTCGGTCTCCGCCGAACCCCCGCTGCTCTCCTTCGGCATCAGCACCGGAGCCTCCAGCTGGCCGGCGATATCGGCGACCGACCACATCGGCGTCCACATACTCGGCGAACACCAGCAGGACCTGGCGGCCACCTTCGCCAGGAGCGGCGCCGACCGGTTCGGTGCGCCCACCGCCTGGCGCGAGGGACCCGAAGGCGTGCCCGTCCTCGACCACGTGCTGGCCTGGCTCGTCTGCCGGGTCGTCGGCCGCGTCCCCGCAGCCGACCAGCGCATCGTGCTCGCCGAGGTCGTGCTCGGGGATCCCACGGGTCACGGCCGCCCGCTTCTGTACCACCAGGGGCGGTTCAACGGCCTGCGTGACTGA
- a CDS encoding electron transfer flavoprotein subunit alpha/FixB family protein, whose amino-acid sequence MAEVLVYVDHVDGAVRKPTLELLTLARRIGEPVALALGNGAAGTAAALAEHGAVKVLTHEAPEYADYLVVPKVDALQAAVGAVSPTAVLVPSSAEGKEIAARLALRIGSGIITDATDLEAGDEGPVATQSVFAASFTTKSRIAKGIPVITVKPNSAAVEAAPAAGTVEALDVTFSEQATGTKVTGRTPRESTGRPELTEAAIVVSGGRGVNGAENFAIIEALADSLGAAVGASRAAVDAGWYPHTNQVGQTGKSVSPQLYIANGISGAIQHRAGMQTSKTIVAVNKDAEAPIFDLVDYGIVGDLFDVVPALTEEIKTRKG is encoded by the coding sequence ATGGCTGAAGTTCTCGTCTACGTCGATCACGTGGACGGTGCCGTCCGCAAGCCCACTCTGGAGCTGCTGACCCTGGCCCGTCGCATCGGCGAGCCCGTCGCCCTCGCGCTGGGCAACGGCGCCGCCGGTACCGCCGCCGCGCTCGCCGAGCACGGCGCGGTCAAGGTCCTCACCCACGAGGCGCCGGAGTACGCCGACTACCTGGTCGTGCCGAAGGTCGACGCGCTGCAGGCCGCCGTCGGCGCGGTGTCGCCGACCGCGGTGCTGGTGCCGTCCTCCGCCGAGGGCAAGGAGATCGCCGCCCGTCTGGCGCTGCGGATCGGCTCCGGCATCATCACCGACGCCACCGACCTGGAGGCCGGCGACGAGGGCCCGGTCGCCACCCAGTCGGTGTTCGCCGCCTCCTTCACCACCAAGTCCCGTATTGCCAAGGGCATCCCGGTCATCACCGTCAAGCCCAACTCCGCCGCGGTCGAGGCCGCCCCGGCCGCCGGCACCGTCGAGGCGCTGGACGTCACGTTCTCGGAGCAGGCGACCGGTACGAAGGTCACCGGGCGTACGCCGCGTGAGTCGACCGGGCGTCCGGAGCTGACCGAGGCCGCGATCGTGGTCTCCGGCGGCCGCGGTGTCAACGGCGCCGAGAACTTCGCGATCATCGAGGCCCTCGCCGACTCCCTGGGTGCGGCCGTGGGCGCCTCGCGGGCCGCGGTGGACGCCGGCTGGTACCCGCACACCAACCAGGTCGGCCAGACCGGCAAGTCCGTCTCCCCGCAGCTGTACATCGCCAACGGCATCTCCGGCGCCATCCAGCACCGGGCCGGCATGCAGACCTCGAAGACGATCGTGGCGGTCAACAAGGACGCCGAGGCCCCGATCTTCGACCTCGTCGACTACGGCATCGTCGGCGACCTCTTCGACGTCGTCCCCGCCCTCACCGAGGAGATCAAGACCCGCAAGGGCTGA
- a CDS encoding threonine aldolase family protein, with protein sequence MNPPKTDARRHHDPEVRGFASDNYAGAHPEVLAALALANGGHQVAYGEDDYTENLQSIVRSHFGPTAEAFPVFNGTGANVVALQAVTDRWGAVICAESAHINVDEGGAPERMGGLKLLTVPTPDGKLTPELIDRQAYGWDDEHRAMPQVVSITQSTELGTLYTPDEIRAICEHAHAHGMKVHLDGSRIANAAASLNVPMRTFTNAVGVDILSLGGTKNGALFGEAVVVINQDAVSHMKHLRKLSMQLASKMRFVSVQLEALLAKDLWLRNARHSNEMAQRLAEGVRAVHGVEILYPVQANGVFAKLPHDVSERLQKRFRFYFWDEAEGVVRWMCAFDTTEEDVDSFVAALKEEMAR encoded by the coding sequence GTGAACCCCCCGAAGACCGACGCGCGTCGTCATCACGACCCGGAGGTCCGCGGCTTCGCCAGCGACAACTACGCCGGGGCCCACCCGGAGGTGCTCGCCGCCCTGGCCCTGGCCAACGGCGGGCACCAGGTCGCGTACGGCGAGGACGACTACACCGAGAACCTCCAGAGCATCGTCCGCAGCCACTTCGGCCCGACGGCGGAGGCCTTCCCGGTCTTCAACGGCACCGGCGCGAACGTCGTCGCGCTCCAGGCGGTCACCGACCGCTGGGGCGCGGTGATCTGCGCCGAGAGCGCGCACATCAACGTCGACGAGGGCGGCGCACCCGAGCGCATGGGCGGCCTGAAGCTGCTCACGGTGCCCACGCCCGACGGCAAGCTCACCCCCGAGCTGATCGACAGGCAGGCGTACGGCTGGGACGACGAGCACCGTGCGATGCCGCAGGTCGTTTCGATCACCCAGAGCACCGAGCTCGGCACGCTCTACACGCCGGACGAGATCCGCGCGATCTGCGAGCACGCCCACGCGCACGGCATGAAGGTCCACCTGGACGGCTCCCGCATAGCCAACGCGGCCGCCTCGCTGAACGTCCCGATGCGGACGTTCACCAACGCGGTCGGCGTCGACATCCTCTCCCTCGGCGGGACGAAGAACGGCGCGCTGTTCGGCGAGGCGGTCGTCGTCATCAACCAGGACGCCGTCAGCCATATGAAACACCTGCGCAAGCTGTCCATGCAGCTCGCCTCCAAGATGCGTTTCGTGTCGGTGCAGTTGGAGGCCCTGCTCGCCAAGGACCTGTGGCTGCGCAACGCCCGCCACTCCAACGAGATGGCCCAGCGGCTGGCCGAGGGCGTGCGCGCCGTGCACGGGGTGGAGATCCTCTATCCGGTGCAGGCCAACGGGGTGTTCGCCAAGCTCCCGCACGACGTGAGCGAGCGCCTGCAGAAGCGGTTCAGGTTCTACTTCTGGGACGAGGCCGAGGGAGTCGTGCGCTGGATGTGCGCCTTCGACACGACCGAGGAGGACGTGGACTCGTTCGTCGCGGCGCTGAAGGAAGAGATGGCGCGGTAG
- a CDS encoding serine/threonine-protein kinase has translation MSSGETSAGKGQGDGTGRLLAGRYRVVAQLGRGGMGIVWRAVDEVLGREVAVKELRTYNDADGPELADLRLRMQREARAAARVRHPGVVAVHDVTEVDGRPLIVMELVDGPSLDDVLRERGTLDAREAAEIGAKVMDALAAAHRAGVLHRDVKPGNILLERSGRVVLTDFGIATMEDPGDGSATHLTRSGELVGSLDYLAPERAQGADPGPASDIWALGATLYAAVEGSSPFRRTSTYSTLAAIVTEPLAEPRRAGALGPVLRQLLDKRPETRPEAERARGLLQAVADLAGSDTPTATLRGGTDPRPDTERSLPAVPPGFGPWEPVGTDPAGSGTAPLGADTPRPGSAEQPGPVFPAFGVPEQAGGSAGSAAHGTSGAEPTAQSSHGFGPPASMGPYPPSAPTSAVSTSPPRRRGRALLAAAAVAAVLAAAGTTVARVNGSGGTKDDAKPAGSAPSAGASGSVSGRTDADRPGASKPTKHKGDKTPDGTEAPGKKGGTEPGDGASSSSPAKPTGGGTTGGGSGGTSGSTSGGGTNGGSGNGGTTTGGGGATTEPPACQSIGGGKYNCQVWRTAKSYTASGTEVGVINAGTNYFFCQQNLGRRETYGKWTNVWWAKTDDDSGNTNVYVSAVYIKGGDNDEPIPGLPVC, from the coding sequence GTGTCTTCGGGGGAGACTTCGGCAGGAAAGGGCCAGGGCGACGGGACCGGTCGGCTGCTGGCCGGGCGCTATCGCGTCGTGGCCCAGCTCGGGCGCGGCGGCATGGGCATCGTCTGGAGAGCGGTCGACGAGGTCCTCGGACGCGAGGTCGCCGTCAAGGAACTGCGCACCTACAACGACGCCGACGGGCCCGAACTCGCCGATCTGCGGCTGCGGATGCAGCGCGAGGCCCGCGCGGCGGCCCGGGTGCGCCATCCCGGAGTCGTCGCCGTGCACGACGTCACCGAGGTCGACGGCCGCCCCCTGATCGTGATGGAGCTGGTCGACGGACCGTCCCTGGACGACGTGCTGCGCGAGCGCGGCACCCTCGACGCGCGCGAGGCGGCCGAGATCGGTGCGAAGGTCATGGACGCGCTGGCCGCCGCCCACCGGGCCGGAGTGCTGCACCGCGACGTGAAGCCCGGCAACATCCTGCTGGAGCGTTCGGGCCGCGTCGTCCTCACCGACTTCGGCATCGCCACCATGGAGGACCCGGGCGACGGCTCCGCCACCCACCTCACCCGCAGCGGCGAACTCGTCGGCTCCCTCGACTACCTGGCCCCCGAGCGGGCGCAGGGCGCCGACCCCGGACCGGCCTCGGACATCTGGGCCCTCGGCGCCACCTTGTACGCGGCGGTGGAGGGCTCCTCGCCCTTCCGGCGTACGTCGACGTACTCGACCCTCGCCGCGATCGTGACCGAACCGCTGGCCGAGCCCCGTCGCGCGGGTGCCCTCGGCCCGGTTCTCCGGCAGCTGCTGGACAAGCGGCCCGAGACCCGGCCGGAGGCCGAGCGGGCGCGCGGACTGCTGCAGGCGGTCGCGGACCTGGCGGGCTCGGACACACCGACGGCCACGCTGCGCGGCGGCACGGACCCCAGGCCCGACACGGAACGCAGTCTGCCGGCGGTGCCGCCGGGGTTCGGCCCATGGGAACCCGTGGGGACGGATCCGGCCGGGAGCGGCACGGCGCCGCTCGGAGCCGACACACCACGCCCAGGTTCGGCGGAGCAGCCGGGGCCGGTCTTCCCGGCCTTCGGAGTGCCCGAGCAGGCCGGCGGCTCCGCCGGGAGCGCGGCGCACGGCACGAGTGGCGCCGAACCCACCGCTCAGTCCTCGCACGGCTTCGGGCCGCCCGCGTCGATGGGCCCGTACCCTCCGTCGGCGCCCACCAGTGCCGTGTCCACCTCGCCGCCCCGCCGCAGAGGGCGCGCCCTCCTCGCCGCCGCGGCGGTGGCCGCCGTCCTCGCGGCTGCCGGGACCACGGTCGCCCGGGTGAACGGCTCGGGCGGGACGAAGGACGACGCCAAGCCGGCCGGGTCCGCCCCGAGCGCAGGAGCCTCCGGTTCGGTGAGCGGCCGCACCGACGCCGACCGTCCCGGTGCGTCCAAGCCCACGAAGCACAAGGGCGACAAGACCCCGGACGGGACCGAGGCACCCGGCAAGAAGGGCGGGACCGAACCCGGTGACGGGGCCTCCTCGTCCTCCCCGGCGAAGCCCACCGGAGGCGGCACGACGGGCGGCGGTTCGGGCGGCACGTCCGGGAGTACGTCGGGCGGCGGCACCAACGGCGGTTCCGGCAACGGCGGTACGACGACGGGCGGAGGCGGTGCGACCACCGAGCCGCCGGCCTGCCAGTCCATCGGCGGCGGCAAGTACAACTGCCAGGTCTGGCGCACCGCCAAGTCCTACACCGCCTCCGGCACCGAGGTCGGCGTGATCAACGCGGGCACCAACTACTTCTTCTGCCAGCAGAACCTGGGCCGCCGCGAGACATACGGCAAGTGGACCAACGTCTGGTGGGCGAAGACGGACGACGACAGCGGCAACACGAACGTCTACGTCAGCGCCGTCTACATCAAGGGCGGCGACAACGACGAGCCGATCCCGGGGCTGCCGGTCTGCTGA
- a CDS encoding DUF4395 domain-containing protein, which translates to MDIDVRGPRFGAAVTTAVLAVVLITGSGWLLAWQTLAFALGAAGGVGRSPYGWLFRKAVRPRIGPPTEFESPEPPRFAQTVGLLFAGVGLVGYALGPSWLGLAATGAALAAAFLNAAFGYCLGCEMYLVVRRVTVRTE; encoded by the coding sequence ATGGACATCGATGTGAGAGGGCCCCGCTTCGGGGCTGCCGTGACGACCGCCGTCCTCGCGGTCGTGCTGATCACCGGGAGCGGCTGGCTGCTGGCCTGGCAGACGCTGGCGTTCGCGCTCGGCGCGGCGGGCGGGGTGGGCCGTTCGCCGTACGGCTGGCTGTTCCGCAAGGCCGTGCGGCCCCGGATCGGGCCGCCGACCGAGTTCGAGTCGCCGGAGCCGCCGCGGTTCGCACAGACGGTGGGCCTGCTCTTCGCGGGCGTGGGGCTGGTCGGTTACGCGCTGGGGCCGAGCTGGCTGGGACTCGCCGCGACCGGGGCCGCGCTCGCCGCCGCGTTCCTCAATGCCGCGTTCGGGTACTGCCTCGGATGCGAGATGTACCTGGTCGTGCGCCGCGTGACGGTCCGTACGGAGTAA
- a CDS encoding transglutaminase-like domain-containing protein, with the protein MELIQNNPDLSAYLAADEVIDHDHPRVRETAARLARKAVDSYAYARLAFEFVRDTIPHSQDSGDPRVTWRASDVLEQGTGICYAKAHALAALLRAEDIPTALCYQRFDVVHGLVAVRFNGAWHRQDPRGNKPGVDAQFSLEGELLAFTPDPESNEMDYPVLYAEPHPTVLSVLRAARDRPHLWKTLPTTL; encoded by the coding sequence ATGGAGCTGATCCAGAACAACCCTGATCTGTCCGCGTACTTGGCCGCTGACGAGGTCATCGACCATGACCACCCACGGGTCCGGGAGACGGCTGCGCGTCTCGCAAGGAAGGCCGTGGACTCGTATGCCTATGCGCGGCTGGCGTTCGAGTTCGTGCGCGACACGATCCCGCACTCACAGGATTCCGGTGACCCGCGCGTCACCTGGCGTGCCTCCGACGTCCTGGAGCAGGGCACGGGCATCTGTTACGCCAAGGCGCACGCGCTGGCGGCCCTGCTGCGGGCCGAGGACATCCCGACCGCGCTGTGCTACCAGCGGTTCGACGTGGTGCACGGCCTGGTCGCCGTGCGGTTCAACGGCGCCTGGCATCGACAGGACCCGCGCGGAAACAAACCGGGCGTGGACGCCCAGTTCTCCCTCGAAGGCGAGCTGCTGGCCTTCACTCCCGACCCTGAGTCCAATGAGATGGACTATCCAGTCCTGTATGCTGAACCGCACCCGACCGTGTTGAGCGTTCTCCGAGCCGCCCGCGACCGGCCGCACCTCTGGAAGACGCTCCCCACAACACTCTGA
- a CDS encoding endonuclease/exonuclease/phosphatase family protein — protein MPYHRRVTRRLGMKALLAAAVTLPLSSAAISTSSASSRSVSPAPSFPRQARRAPRLDVMTFNLRFASATEPNSWSDRRPVMRELLHRAHPQVIGTQEGLYQQLRDIDSDLGPDYDWIGTGREGGSRDESTAIFYDTGRLAPAEHYTFWLSDTPEVIRSNTWGAAFPRIVTWVRFRDLADGGREFYVLNTHFDHASQYARERSASLMTQRIAQLDRSLPVVVTGDFNVAAHRNPVYDTLVGSGLVDTWDAAARRSAQYGTFHGYKGLTPDGDRIDWILTTPGVTTHRASINTFSADGQFPSDHLPVQASIGLE, from the coding sequence GTGCCGTACCACCGCCGAGTCACCCGCCGTCTGGGTATGAAAGCTCTGTTGGCCGCGGCGGTCACCCTGCCACTCTCCAGCGCCGCGATCTCGACCTCGTCCGCTTCGTCGCGGTCGGTCTCGCCCGCCCCGTCCTTCCCGAGGCAGGCGCGCCGGGCGCCCCGTCTCGACGTCATGACCTTCAACCTGCGTTTCGCGAGCGCCACCGAACCCAACAGCTGGAGCGACCGCAGACCGGTGATGCGTGAACTGCTGCATCGCGCGCACCCTCAGGTCATCGGCACCCAGGAGGGCCTCTACCAGCAACTGCGCGACATCGACTCCGACCTCGGACCGGACTACGACTGGATCGGCACGGGGCGCGAGGGCGGCAGCCGCGACGAGTCCACGGCGATCTTCTACGACACCGGGCGCCTGGCCCCCGCCGAGCACTACACCTTCTGGCTCTCCGACACCCCGGAAGTCATCCGCTCGAACACCTGGGGCGCCGCCTTCCCCCGCATCGTCACCTGGGTCCGCTTCCGCGATCTCGCCGACGGCGGACGGGAGTTCTACGTCCTCAACACCCACTTCGACCACGCGAGCCAGTACGCGCGCGAGCGCAGCGCCTCCCTGATGACGCAGCGGATCGCGCAGCTCGACCGCTCGCTGCCGGTCGTGGTCACCGGCGACTTCAACGTCGCCGCGCACAGGAACCCGGTCTACGACACGCTCGTGGGGTCGGGCCTCGTCGACACCTGGGACGCGGCGGCGCGGCGCAGTGCCCAGTACGGGACCTTCCACGGCTACAAGGGACTCACGCCGGACGGCGACCGCATCGACTGGATCCTGACCACGCCAGGGGTGACGACGCACCGGGCGTCGATCAACACCTTCTCCGCGGACGGCCAGTTCCCGAGCGACCACCTGCCGGTGCAGGCGTCGATCGGTCTGGAATGA
- a CDS encoding DUF6986 family protein → MGQGQQEKVATSLAGAISEDISASLAPVDAELERRYPGDPGTRQPVHTVYVPGDAFASDTIRSWGDQALAALDAHAPDAASFATVLGLSDELAEPVYARVRAKLEREPIEDLRVDFEDGYGPRPDAEEDRTAARAARLVAEAYEKGTAAPYMGIRMKCMEAPVRDRGIRTLDIFLSGLMEAGGLPDGLVLTLPKVTYPEQVTAMVRLLEEFEKARGLEAGRIGFEIQIETSQSILATDGTATVARMIQAAEGRATGLHYGTFDYSACLGVSAAYQASDHPAADHAKAIMQVAAAGTGVRVSDGSTNVLPIGPTEKVHDAWRLHYGLTRRALARAYYQGWDMHPGHIPTRYAAVFAFYREGFEQAAARLARYAGRVGGDVMDEPATAKALGGYLLRGLDCGALDIAEVARVTGLTRADLEGFAAPRRGDLTVSGT, encoded by the coding sequence ATGGGTCAGGGTCAGCAGGAGAAGGTGGCGACGAGTCTCGCGGGTGCGATCAGCGAGGACATCAGCGCCTCCCTCGCCCCCGTCGACGCCGAGTTGGAGCGCCGCTACCCCGGGGACCCCGGCACCCGCCAGCCCGTCCACACCGTCTACGTCCCCGGTGACGCCTTCGCCTCCGACACCATCCGCTCCTGGGGCGACCAGGCACTCGCGGCCCTCGACGCACACGCCCCGGACGCAGCCTCCTTCGCCACCGTCCTCGGTCTGTCCGACGAACTCGCAGAACCCGTCTACGCGCGCGTGCGCGCCAAGCTGGAGCGCGAGCCCATCGAGGACCTGCGCGTCGACTTCGAGGACGGCTACGGCCCTCGCCCGGACGCCGAGGAGGACCGGACGGCGGCGCGCGCGGCCCGGCTCGTCGCCGAGGCGTACGAGAAGGGGACGGCGGCCCCGTACATGGGCATCCGTATGAAGTGCATGGAGGCACCGGTGCGCGACCGGGGCATCCGTACCCTCGACATCTTCCTCAGCGGCCTGATGGAGGCCGGCGGCCTGCCCGACGGGCTGGTGCTGACGCTGCCCAAGGTGACCTACCCCGAGCAGGTCACCGCCATGGTGCGGCTGCTGGAGGAGTTCGAGAAGGCGCGCGGGCTTGAGGCCGGCCGGATCGGCTTCGAGATCCAGATCGAGACCAGCCAGTCCATCCTCGCAACCGACGGCACCGCCACCGTCGCCCGGATGATCCAGGCCGCCGAGGGGCGCGCCACCGGACTGCACTACGGCACCTTCGACTACAGCGCCTGCCTCGGCGTCTCGGCCGCCTACCAGGCCAGCGACCACCCGGCCGCCGACCACGCCAAGGCGATCATGCAGGTCGCGGCGGCGGGGACCGGGGTCCGGGTGTCGGACGGCTCGACCAACGTGCTGCCGATCGGCCCGACCGAGAAGGTGCACGACGCGTGGCGCCTGCACTACGGCCTGACCCGCCGCGCCCTGGCCCGCGCCTACTACCAGGGCTGGGACATGCACCCCGGTCACATCCCCACCCGTTACGCGGCCGTCTTCGCCTTCTACCGCGAGGGTTTCGAGCAGGCCGCCGCACGGCTCGCCCGGTACGCGGGCCGGGTCGGCGGTGACGTCATGGACGAGCCCGCCACCGCCAAGGCCCTCGGCGGCTACCTGCTGCGCGGACTGGACTGCGGCGCGCTGGACATCGCCGAGGTCGCCCGGGTGACCGGTCTGACCCGGGCCGATCTGGAGGGCTTCGCGGCACCCCGGCGCGGCGACCTCACCGTCTCCGGCACGTAG
- a CDS encoding electron transfer flavoprotein subunit beta/FixA family protein yields the protein MSLRIVVTVKYVPDATGDRHFADDLTVDRDDVDGLLSELDEYAVEQALQISENSDDDVEVTVLTVGPEDAKDALRKALSMGADKAIHVEDEDLHGSDAIATSLVLAKAIEKAGFDLVVSGMASTDGTAGIVPALVAERLGVPQVTLLSEVAVADGTVTGRRDGDAASEKLEASLPAVVSVTDQSGEARYPSFKGIMAAKKKPVQAWDLSDLDIDADEVGLAGAWTKVETATERPARTAGTIVKDEGEGGKQLAEFLASQKFI from the coding sequence GTGAGCTTGAGGATCGTTGTCACTGTGAAGTACGTGCCCGACGCCACTGGCGACCGGCACTTCGCCGATGACCTGACCGTCGACCGGGACGATGTGGACGGTCTGCTCTCCGAGCTGGACGAGTACGCGGTCGAGCAGGCGCTGCAGATCTCCGAGAACTCCGATGACGACGTGGAGGTCACTGTCCTGACGGTGGGTCCGGAGGACGCCAAGGACGCGCTGCGCAAGGCGCTGTCGATGGGTGCGGACAAGGCGATCCACGTCGAGGACGAGGACCTGCACGGCAGCGACGCGATCGCCACCTCGCTGGTGCTGGCGAAGGCGATCGAGAAGGCCGGCTTCGACCTGGTGGTCTCCGGCATGGCGTCCACCGACGGCACGGCGGGCATCGTGCCCGCGCTGGTCGCCGAGCGGCTGGGGGTGCCGCAGGTGACCCTGCTGTCCGAGGTCGCGGTGGCGGACGGCACGGTGACGGGCCGCCGGGACGGGGACGCGGCGTCCGAGAAGCTGGAGGCCTCGCTGCCGGCGGTGGTGTCGGTGACCGACCAGTCGGGTGAGGCCCGCTACCCGTCCTTCAAGGGGATCATGGCGGCGAAGAAGAAGCCGGTTCAGGCCTGGGACCTGTCCGACCTGGACATCGACGCCGACGAGGTCGGTCTGGCGGGCGCCTGGACGAAGGTCGAGACCGCCACCGAGCGTCCGGCCCGTACCGCGGGCACCATCGTCAAGGACGAGGGCGAGGGCGGCAAGCAGCTCGCCGAGTTCCTCGCGAGCCAGAAGTTCATCTAA
- a CDS encoding B3/B4 domain-containing protein translates to MTLSLTVSDEVRALAPGFTHLAIEAHGLVNGPSTEAGSALLDDAARRLAVRLDGRAPHEDPYMAAWREVYTAFGSKPSRTRNSAEALAKRALTDSGLPRINLLVDLYNAVSVAHLIPVGGEDIDRIEGGMRLVRAVGDEDFVTVAGGEEVVEHPDAGEVIWRDDAGVTCRRWNWRQGPRTRLTEETVSGIFLLEGLAPMPVTEVQQAGAELAELLEKFSPGARITVHAPE, encoded by the coding sequence ATGACTCTCTCCCTGACCGTTTCCGACGAGGTGCGCGCCCTGGCACCCGGCTTCACCCACCTGGCGATCGAGGCGCACGGCCTGGTCAACGGCCCCAGCACGGAAGCCGGTTCGGCCCTGCTCGACGACGCGGCCCGCCGTCTGGCCGTACGCCTCGACGGGCGTGCCCCGCACGAGGACCCGTACATGGCGGCCTGGCGCGAGGTGTACACGGCGTTCGGCTCCAAGCCCTCGCGCACCCGCAACTCGGCCGAGGCGCTGGCGAAGAGGGCGCTGACGGACAGCGGCCTGCCCCGCATCAACCTGCTCGTCGACCTCTACAACGCCGTCAGCGTCGCCCACCTGATCCCTGTCGGAGGCGAGGACATCGACCGCATCGAGGGTGGCATGCGGCTCGTACGGGCCGTCGGCGACGAGGACTTCGTGACCGTGGCCGGTGGCGAGGAGGTCGTCGAACACCCCGACGCCGGCGAGGTGATCTGGCGTGACGACGCGGGCGTGACCTGCCGACGCTGGAACTGGCGCCAGGGCCCCCGCACCCGCCTCACCGAGGAGACCGTCTCGGGCATCTTCCTGCTGGAGGGCCTGGCACCGATGCCCGTCACCGAGGTGCAGCAGGCGGGGGCCGAACTCGCTGAGCTGCTGGAGAAGTTCAGCCCCGGGGCACGGATCACCGTCCACGCCCCGGAGTGA